The stretch of DNA GATTATCTTAGGTACATATAAATGGGCAAATACCTAAATAATGGAAATATACTGGAAATAGAAGTAGTGAGTTGTGAAAAATGAAAAAGATACTAGCCATCATAAGACCTGATAAACTGGAAGCTGTGAAAAATGCTCTTGAGGAGATTGGATGTCATGGGATGACTGTAAGGGACGTAAAAGGTCGTGGCCGACAGCTTGGAGTTACAGAAAACTACAGAGGTCGGGATTACAGAATAGATCTTCTCCCAAAGACTGAAATTGAAATAGTCACTCGAGAAACAGACGTTGAAGGTATAGTCCAGACTATAATAGAAACAGCTAAAACTGGAGATATTGGAGACGGAAAAATATTCATATCATCAGTTGAAGAGGTTATAAGAATCAGAACTGGAGAAAGAGGAGACAAAGCAATTTAGCTTGCTTAATCCCAATTTGATCTCAAACACACTTAGTGTTTGAGTATTTTCTATTTTTTTATTTAAATTCATTCTTTTTTTAAACTATTTAATAACTTTCTGAATTAATTAAAGAAAATTCTCGCTTTAATATAGTAATTACTTAATTTCTAGAAACATTTATATATTTTAAAATTTAATAGTAAACCGGAAGCATGTTTCCTTATTCCGGTATAAAAGAAAAGGAAATAAAATAAGGTAACAGCCCACGTAATTTAGAATTAAAAGAAAGATAGTAATTTAAAACAAACTTGTCATGACATAATACACATTATAACCCACATATTGTGTAAATTAGGTTATTACAACAAAAAAATCAATAATCTATTTAATCTAGGAAAAAGGTAGACATTTAAACCATATTTTTCTAAGTCAAATTGGTTAATTTGTATTAAAAAAACGATGATTAATCATGACAGTCGAAACTTTTATATACGATTAAGTAGTAAGTTTTACTATCGGAAGGAGGTTTCCGACATCCGAATGTAGACTTAACATAAGGATGGGGGTGTGAAATTATAAAACGCATATCTGGTGCAAAAGTTTGAATTTAGATTACAAAAATGCTTTAAAATATAAAAAAGCAGTTATACACATTACATTTTTAAAAATATTCACAAATAAGATTTAATATAAAAAAATAGCAATAATGGAGGAAAAAATATATGGTTCTTGATAGTGGAGATACAGCATGGATGCTCGTATCCACAGCTTTAGTAATGCTCATGACCGTTCCAGGTGTAGCATTATTCTATGGTGGTATGTCTAAACGAGAAAACGTTTTAAATACCATATTTATGTCACTTATAGCTTTTGCAATTACAAGCGTAATATGGATTTTATACGCATTCCCACTCGCATTTAATGCTAGTGTGGATCCATGGGGATTAATTGGTGCTCCAGCAAATCTCCTGTTCAGCGGAATAGGTGTAGATGATCTTGCAGCACTCGCACCAACCATACCTACAACAGTTTACGCAGCTTTCCAGATGACATTTGCTGCAATTACAGTGGCACTTATATCAGGTGCTGTTGTTGGAAGAATGAAAGCATCATCATGGATAGTATTCTCAGTAATCTGGGTATCATTAATATACGTCCCAATTGCCCACTGGGTATGGGGTGGAGGATTCCTTGCACAGCTAGGTGCTCTTGACTTTGCAGGAGGTACAGTTGTACACATAAATTCAGGGGTTGCTGGTTTAGCTTTAGCACTTCTCCTCGGAAAAAGAAAAGACATCGCATTACTACCACACCACTTAGGTTACTCCGTAATTGGTGCCGCACTTCTCTGGTTCGGCTGGTTCGGATTTAACGCAGGATCAGCATTAACAGCAGGCGGTCTGGCAGGATCTGCATTCCTCGCAACCAACACTGCTACTGCAGCAGCAATGATCTCATGGGTAGCAATAGACATAATTAAAACAGGAAAACCAACCATTCTCGGTGCTGTTTCCGGTGCTGTAGCTGGTTTAGTAGCTATAACTCCAGCAGCAGGTTTTGTAACAGTAGACGCTGCAATAGTTATCGGACTTATAACTTCAGTATTCTCATACTTCGCAGTATCCTGGTTAAAACCACGCCTCGGCTACGACGATGCTTTAGACGTATTTGGTATACACGGTATTTCTGGTACATGGGGAGCTATTGCAACAGGATTATTCGCAGCACCATTCGTAAATTCATTAGGAACTGGTGTTTTCTACGGAAATCCAGGACAGTTACTTACTCAGATAATAGCAATAGTTATAGTAGCAGCCTACTCATTCATAGGTACATTAATCATAGGTAAATTAATAGACATAACTATGGGTCTAAGAGTAGACGAAAAAACAGAAATTGAAGGCCTTGATACCAACTTACACGAAGAATCTGGTTACAGGATATAAATAAAATGGATGTGATTAAATGAAAGAAATAATTGCAATAATAAGACCAGAAAAATTAGAAAATGTAAAAGCAGCACTTGAAGCAATTGAATGCCGCGGGTTAACAGTTGTAGATGTGAAAGGTCGTGGTAGACAGCTTGGTGTTACAGAAAGCTACAGGGGCAGTGACTACAGGATAGATCTCCTGCCAAAAACAAGGCTTGAAATTATCGTAAAAGATGAAGAAGTGGACGAAGTTGTTGACACCCTGGTTAAAACAGCCCAAACTGGAGATATTGGAGACGGAAAAATCTTTATATCACCAGTTGAAGATGTTGTAAGGATCAGGACTGGAGAAAGGGGAGAAAACGCCGTTTAAATATTTAAACGGTTTTAACCCCCAACTTTTACCCCCTTTATATTTTTTAAATTTTTTTTATCTTAAAATACAGATAAACCATTAATTTTATAAACACGTGCCATATTTTAAAAAGAGTAATTAGAGCGGTAAAAGGTAGCCAAATATAGATTTAATCAATCCTTGGCGGAATTTATATGTACGAGGAAATAATACCCAATCTGTACATGATTAAGACAGGCAAACCTAGTTGCACATCCTATCTAATTTTAGGAACTAAACTAAACATTTTGATTGATTCTGGTATAAATCAAAATTATGGAATCCTAAAGAAAGATTTAAAAGAAATAGGGACTAACATAAGGGATTTAAATCTGGTTATAAATACCCATGAACACGTGGATCACTTTGGAGCTAACAGGTACCTCCAGAACAAAGTACCAATTATAACCCACCGTTATGCAGCCACCAAAATTATATCAGCAGACGATGAAGTGCTGCTTTGCCGCGCTTATGGACATAACCCTAAAGGATATCACGTACATTTCTGGTTAGAAAACATGAATGTGATAGATCTGGGAGATTGGTTTTTAAAAATATTTCATACTCCAGGACATACCTCAGGATCTATTTGTATCTATGAACCACGTAAAAAAATCTTAATATCAGGAGACACAGTATTTGCCCAAGGTACTATCTCAGATATATCTAGCTCCGGAAGCTATGGGGAATATATTAACTCACTGGCCAGATTAAATACCATGAAAATTGATTTGTTGTTACCAGGACATGGTGCCATATCTAAAAATGTAGAAAAAGACATTAAAAAAGCCATAGATAACGCTAAAATGAAACATGAAGAATTTCTAAGGAAAAAACATACCCTTTAAAAAATATTTAATATTATAATCCATTTTTTTAGGTTATTGATTGTTTTATTTTGCTTTTATTTTTTTATTTAAAATTTACTTGATTTATATTACTCTAGATTTGAAATAACATTGGATTTTTGAGTTTTTCAAAATGTTTATATACCAAAACAAGTATAGTCTTAACTACCGGAAGCAGGATTCCTTGATCCGGTAGGGGAGTGAATTTTTATGGAAGCAAAAAAAATTATAGTTCTGGGAGATTCAGATTCAGGAAAAACCACCGCATTAGAATACATATGTGAAAATTTAACAAAAACTACCGCATTAGACTATGGAAAAGCATTGATAAATGACAAAAGGGCATACTTCTTCTGTTCTCCCGGAAATAAACGATTTGCATTTATGCAGGACATAATATCAAAGAATCTTGATGGGGCCATTATATTTATAGATAATACAATAGGTATCACAAAAAATAATATGAAATTAATTCGATTCATTGAAGAAAAAAGAGTTCCTTATATCATATTTGCAAATAAACAGGATATAAATAATAAACCATTAAATATAGATGTCAATGCACCCATTATTCCAACAAACGCCGTAACAGGGCAAGGAATCAAAAATGGCTTAGAAAGATTATTTAAATTAATGAGTAATGAACGTATGAAATTTAAGCAAATGGCAGTTGCCACATAACTACCCCTAAAAAGTCAATACAACTATAAATAATAAATTACAGGTGATTTTAATGATAAAAATCCTGATTTTAGGAGCTTCAGGTTCTGGAAAAACAACTGCTTTGAAGCATATAAACAACCATGAAAATGTATCTATTTCATCATTTGACTATGGAAAAGCAACTATTGGTGAAGATACAGCTTATCTTTTTAGTTCTCCAGGTGTAGAAGGATTCAAATTTATAAATGACATAATATCCCCTGATGTTGATGGAGTTATAATATTTATAAATAATTCAATAGGTATTACTGAAACAGATGAAGGAATAATCAATTTTATAGATAAACACATTCCTTATGTTATATTTGCAAATAAACAGGATTTAAATAGTTCCAATTTAAAAATTGATTCAAATGCAATGGTTGTACCCACAATTGCAACAGAAGGAATTGGAGTAAATGACGGCGTGAGAATGCTGCTCAAATTAGTGGAAAATAGTGTAAAACCGGATATAAACCACGAAAAAGAATATGATAATACAGTTAAATCAAGTAATGACAGGATTACAAAACCCAAAAGAGAATTCAAAGATATAATCAATGATATCAAATTAGCGCGTGAAAAAGATCCACAAAAGCCTGATTTCAAAGAGATAGTTAAAAAAATTAAACCTTTACGTAATAGCGAAGTTGAAAAAGCAGAAATTTGTAAATTAAAATTAATAATGCACCCCATAGAACTTGATAATGTAAAAAAAGCACTGGAAGACTATGGATTTTCTAATATAACCATAACTGAAGTTGGTCACCTTAACAATGAATCCGTATCTAAAGAAACATATAGAGCCAGCAGGTATGATATAAATATCCCTCAAAGAATACAACTAAGCATGGTAATGAAACGAGAAGATGTTAAATATGTACTTCAAGCTATAGAACCTATTAAAACAAAAGATATCATGGACGAAATGTTTATATCTCCTGTAGAAAATGTGATAAGAATTAGAACTGAAGAACACGGCGAAGAAGCAATTGAATAATGTTTTAAATAAATTAAAAAAATAAGAAGGGTAAAATTATTTACCATCCTCTTGACTGGAGCCTTTCTTCTTCTGGAATTTGGCTTATTTCAAGACCGGGCATAGCTTTTCCAAGCCCTCTTGAAACTTTAGCTATGACTTCAGCGTCTTCATAATTGGCTGTTGCTTCAGTAACTGCTTTTGCAACTAATTCTGGATTTTCTGATTTAAATATTCCAGATCCAACGAAAACACCGTCTGCTCCAAGCTGCATCATAAGTGCAGCGTCTGCAGGTGTTGCAACCCCCCCAGCTGCGAAGTTTACAACTGGTAATTTTCCAAGTTCAGCTGTCTGTTTTACAAGCTCGTATGGAGCTTCAAGTTCTCTTGCAATTCCCCATAGTTCTTCTTCAGTTTTGTTTCTGATTTCCCTTATGGTTCCCTGTATCATTCTCATGTGTCTTACAGCTTCAACCACGTTACCTGTACCTGCTTCACCTTTTGTCCTTATCATAGCGGCCCCTTCATCTATTCTCCTTAGTGCTTCGCCAAGGTTTCTTGCCCCGCAGACAAAAGGAATTGTAAATTTCTTTTTATCAACATGATATTTTTCATCAGCAGGTGTTAGAACTTCACTTTCATCAATCATATCAACACCAAGGGATTCTAATACCTGTGCTTCAACAAAGTGGCCTATTCTAACTTTTGCCATAACTGGTATTGAAACTGCGTCCATTATTTCAATAACCTTTGAAGGATCTGCCATTCTGGCAACTCCGCCTGCAGCCCTTATATCAGCTGGGACTTTTTCTAGAGCCATTACTGCTACTGCACCTGCATTTTCTGCTATTTCTGCCTGTTCAGCGTTTACGACGTCCATTATGACTCCGCCTTTGGTCATTTTTGCAAATCCTTTCTTTAAAACTTCTGTTCCATGTAACATCGAATTTTCCTCCAAATGATTTTGTTAAATTAAATTTTTTTTCCTAAATGCAAGAGTTAAAAAGCATCATTACTTAAAAACATTGTTTAGGTTAACATTATATAACAATTGTTATATTATAAATCTTTTTATAGATTACTTATTAATTTGATTTCAAAGATTAAATAGTTTAACGGGATCATTTTTTGATACTTAAAAATTACAAGTGTACCTGATCTGAATATTAATCCATTTTAAATCTTTAGGAATTAAAGTTCTCAGTTACAACTATAAACTGGAGTCCCATCTTGATTTTATGATAAAAAAATTTTTAAACAGATGGAACTCATAACTGCACACAACTGCTGGTGACACAATTTTTTTCAAATTTTATATGTTTATTTTTTGACATAGTATATTGATAGTTAGTACTACAAATTTTTTGCAATGACTGCGTTAAACGGTTAGTTCGTTATAGTTCAGTTTAACGAAGTATCTAAGCACATAATTTTCAAAATTTAATAAAATAAAATAAATTTAAAATTACCAAAAATCACTCACCAGAGATACATGTAGCCAGTAATTTACTTTAATTTTTTCAATTTTTATAATAATTATAAATTTCATCAAGTAAAAACTACCTTTTCACATTAAAGCTACATAAACTAGCATTTTTTTTATTTTGCAAATTAATAGATCAGTTCCAATGTGATCATGTCATTAATAGTTAGATTTTTTGATATTGCAGTAAACTTAAAGTATTAATAATTACAATATAATTAATATATTGAATTAATTGATTTATATATAAAAAGGAGATAAGAAATGAAAATAGCAGATGAATTAAAGGGTAAAGAAGTTATAGATGCAGCTGGAAATAAAGTAGGTGAAATAAGTGATGCAGAATGGAGCCCTCAAACCAACAGGGTTGAATCGCTAATTGTTACAGAAGGAGGGGCTTCTGCTAAACTGGGAATGGGCAAAAAAATAGAGATACCCTACAGCGAAATTAAAACCATAGGCGAAAAAGTGCTCTTAAACGGTACAAGTAAATCTGAAAGTGTAGAAGAACCTCCAAGCATAGAAGAAATCAAAAGAAGGGAAGAAGAAATATAAAATTTCCTACTAACCATATATTCTTTTACAAATTACATACCCAAACTCAAAAGAAGAGATAAATATCCCCCTTACTTATTTTTACACTCTTACCATTTATTTTTATAAATTGTATTCCTTTCCATTACTAGAAAAATACAAACAATATAACTAATTTATGGATCTATCAGCCGTTTCGAGTAAAATTTTAAACTTAACAAAATAAAACTATTCTATGGGGATATTAACGTTTCATTTATCTAAGCTCAGAATGATTTTTAATTTAATCAGATTAACCTTTCATTTAAATGATCAAATAGGGTTAACCATATAAAAAAAATAGTCTAACTTGATAGTAAACAATATTATAGAATATACCTCAATTTCCAGTTAGAAAATAGCGAAATATTATTGGAAATAAAAATTATTTAAAATTTAATAAGTCTTTGTCTAAGTTTTAGAAAGTACAATAGTACTTTCCATATTAAATAAAAGTTAGTAATTTTCTAGACATTCATCCTTTAAAATTTAAGTATCTTACTTTGATCAAATTGAAATTCATTTTTGTTCTTCGATCTCCGCAGCGAAGCTTACGAAAAACTATGTTTTTCGTGCTGCAAAAACAAGTTTTTGCAAGCTTTTGGAAATTTCCAATTTCCGATGTTTGCAAATCTTCGATTTGCAACCGCAAAAACCAATGGTTTTTGCATGCCCCGAAAACTTCGTTTTCGAGGGCGAGGATTTTTCGATCCATCCCTTGCAAAATCAAAGATTTTGCACGCCCAAAAATTCTATGAATTTTTGACGGCTTTTTTTGAAAAAGTTGGCAAAATTTTCAATTTTGCCACGTTAAAAATCAAAGATTTTTAACAGGGTGGTTAGTAATTTTCTAAACATTCATCCTTTAAAACACGGGCATCCTCATTTGCAGGATTTATAAGTATAGCCCGGTTAAAACACTCTGCTGCTTTTTCAAACTCATCAAGCTCCATAAGGGCCACACCTTTATTGCTCCAGATAATATCATTTTTAGAATCTAGATTTAACGCTTCGTCGTAACAATTTAAAGCTTCATCAAACCTTCCAAGCTCTAAAAGGGCATTACCTTTACGGTTCCAGGTTGATGCATCAGGTGATTCTTCAAGGCATAACTCCAATGCTTTATCATAAGCTGTAAGCGCTTCTTCAGTTCTTTCTAATTCTGTTAAAATATTTCCCTTTGCATTCCACACATCAGGATTTTCAGGCTCTATTTCTAGAATCTTATCATAGCATTTTAAAGCATCTTCAAATCTGCCAAGCATCTCTAAAATAAATCCTCTCCAGTACAATACAGCAGAGTTAGCTTTATTTATCTTTAAAGCCTTTGTATTGCACTTTAATGCTTCTTCAGGCTTATTTGAATTTAAAAGTGCTATTGCCTTGTTGTTCCAGATGAACTCATTCTCAGGATCGTTTTCTAATGCTTTATCATAGTTTTTGATGGCTTCATCGAACTTACCTAAACGTGACAGATTGTCTCCCCTCTTATTTAAAAGATAAACATCGTCAGGGTCATGTCTTAAAGCTGCGGTATAGCACATTACAGAATCATTGAATCTTCCTGAATCAAACAGTATATCTGCTCTTTTGGTTATCAAAGCTTTTTCATCTATTTTTTCGCCTTCCCATTTATCAACGGGATACTTTTTAAACCTTATTATCTGGAACAACGAATCATCGCTTGTATCATCAGGATACATCTTTCTAAATTCTGCTTCCAGCTCTGCAGCACTTTCAAAACCTTCTTCTCTTGCAAGATCATCATCTTTAATGATATCTTTAAATTCCATAATCTCTACACCGGTTACTTCAGCTTCAAATAGCTTTTTACGCTCTTTGGATATGAGATTCCAGTAACAGTGAAGACGATCCCCAGGAGACAGTGGTTTTTTCCATAGTTTCCTTATTGTGGTAGTTTTTTTACCCGTTATAAGTTCTAAATGACTGCTTCCAAATAATAATATAGGCATATACGACCTCCGCCTAATGAAAAATAATAATTAATTAATTTATAAATTCATTTCCAAATTCTGCTGTTTTTATTCTCACTTTTTTTAAGAATGGTTTTACAGCCTTACCAATTTCTCTAAGTTCATCCCTTGAAGGAACAGGCGTGCCCTGTAATTTTTTATCTAATACAATTTTATCTCTGAATTGTTGAATTGTATATATATCTGAGGTTATAGTTTTTGCAATTGCAATTATGTCTTGAGGATCCATTAAGAAGGGTACATAAGTTGTCCTGCACTCAAGATATATTTTATTATCTATGCAAATTTCCATACTTTCTTTAACATTATCCCCTATATCTGATCCTATAATCTCTTCGTACTTATCAAAAGGAGCCTTAATATCTAAAGCTACATAATCCAGCAGATCTATAAGTTCAGAAAGTTTATCTGGGAAACATCCATTGGTATCCAGTTTAGTTTTTAATCCCTGATTTTTACAGTATTTCAAGATTTTTTTCACATCATCATACTGTATAAGAGCTTCCCCTCCAGTTATTACAACGCTGTCTATAAAATCAATGGAACTTTCAATTTTTTCAATGATTTCATCAAGTTCTACTGATTTTCCATTGTCTATGAGTTCAGGATTATGGCAATATGGACACTTTAAAATACAACCTCCTGAAAAAATAACGATGGACATTTTTCCAGGAAATTCCAGAGAGGATACGATTATATCTCCTATCATCATTTAAATTACAACCTCAAATATCAAATTACCCAATTAAATCTGCAAGTATTTCAATAAATCGGGCATCTTCTTCCATTGTCCCGACACTTACCCTTACCCAGTACTCATCCAGTCCTTTAAACGAAGCACAGTCTCTTACAATGACTCCTCTTTTTAAGAGCTCTTCTGCAAATTCACTGGAGGTCATTCCAGTTTCTTTAACACCTACAAGCAGATAATTTGATTTTGAAGGGTAAACATCAAGTTTATCAAATTTAGACATGTTTTCATATAAAAATTCTCTGCTTTGGATTCCAATTTCTATGGATTCTTGTATGTACTCCTTATCATCCAGCACTGCCGATGCTGCCTCATAGGAAAGCTTTGTAAGGCTGAATACTGGTTTTACCCTGTGCATGTATTCTATAAATTCCGGATTTGAGATTGCATAACCTATCCTCATTCCAGAAAGTCCAAAGACTTTAGAGAATGTCCTGAGCAGAAGCAAATTATCATAATCTTTTATTAGATCAACATTGTTAACTTCTGAAAACTCAAAATATGCCTCATCTGCAACCACAAGCGCATCTGTACTTTCAAGTACTCTCTTAATATCTCTTTTATCTATTAATGTCCCTGAAGGATTATTTGGAGTACATAAAAAGATTATTTTTGTTTTTTCAGATAAAGCTGCTATTATTGAATCCACATCAAGTTCGTTTTTTTCCATGTCCCATCGGGCATATACTGGAACTCCTCCGTGAATCTTTAAAGTAAATTCATAGTACATATATGAAGGTAGTGGGACTATAAATTCGTCGCCTGGTTCTATTAATGTTTTCCCGAGCACATCCAGGATTTCATCTGCCCCATCTCCACCTATTATTATGTTAGAACTGTCCACTCCAGAGTATAAAGCTAGTTTTTCCTTTAGTGGTTCCAAATTTGTTTCAGGATACTGACTTATTAACTGGAGACTCTCTTTTATCGCTTCCATTGATTTTTCAGAAGGGCCAAGTGGATTTTCGTTTGATCCAAGCTTTATGATTGTTTCAGGATCAAGATTATATTTCTGTGCTATTTCTGGGATTGATTTTCCCGGAACGTAAGGATCAAGTTTTTTTACAGTTTCTTTTACTTTAACCATATGATCACCAGTTGTTCTACTAATATTAATTACTGGACTAATGTGTTGTGTTCTAAACCATGCGATTGACTGGATTAATTTAACCAGATAACTATTAATTCTAATTACAGATTTAATTATGTTGTATTTAATAGCGTGATTTAAACCACATAATTTATTTTGCTAATTGTGCGTATCTTACAGCATGATCTTTAATACCTTCTATTTCTTCATCTGTAAGCTTTCTGACCGCCTTTGCAGGAGCGCCCAGGATTAAACTTCCTTCTTCAAATTCTTTTCCTTCTGTAACTAATGCACCTGCCCCAACAATACAGTTTTTCATGATTTTTGCACCATTTAAAACAGTAGCATTCATTCCAATCAGGCAGTTATCTTCGATTTTACACCCGTGTAAAACTGCAGCGTGGCCTACAGTCACGTAATCTCCTAATTCAACCGGATAATTTTTTGATGAATGTACGACGCAATTGTCCTGAACATTAGAATATTTTCCAATAGTTATGGATTCTATATCTCCTCTTAAAACAGCATTATACCATATTGAAGATTCTGAATCGATTTTAACATTTCCAATTATTTTTGAACCTTCAAATGTCTTAACACTTTTATCTACAGTGCTCATTTGGTTCACCTACTTAAAAGTTAGTTAATTTACGGCAATTCTATTTTAAACATGTTTAAACATGTAAAAACCATAGGTTTTTACGGTTAAATAATCGAGAGATTATTTAAACACAGTTAAATTCAATAAATCTAATCGTGTTATTCACTTAATAAATAACAAATTTATTCATCATATTTTATGATTTTATATTCCTGTTTTACTAAAACAAGTGTATTTGAAGGTATATCTTCATAAATTATAGTGCCAGAACCTACTGCTG from Methanobacterium veterum encodes:
- a CDS encoding P-II family nitrogen regulator, producing MKKILAIIRPDKLEAVKNALEEIGCHGMTVRDVKGRGRQLGVTENYRGRDYRIDLLPKTEIEIVTRETDVEGIVQTIIETAKTGDIGDGKIFISSVEEVIRIRTGERGDKAI
- a CDS encoding ammonium transporter gives rise to the protein MVLDSGDTAWMLVSTALVMLMTVPGVALFYGGMSKRENVLNTIFMSLIAFAITSVIWILYAFPLAFNASVDPWGLIGAPANLLFSGIGVDDLAALAPTIPTTVYAAFQMTFAAITVALISGAVVGRMKASSWIVFSVIWVSLIYVPIAHWVWGGGFLAQLGALDFAGGTVVHINSGVAGLALALLLGKRKDIALLPHHLGYSVIGAALLWFGWFGFNAGSALTAGGLAGSAFLATNTATAAAMISWVAIDIIKTGKPTILGAVSGAVAGLVAITPAAGFVTVDAAIVIGLITSVFSYFAVSWLKPRLGYDDALDVFGIHGISGTWGAIATGLFAAPFVNSLGTGVFYGNPGQLLTQIIAIVIVAAYSFIGTLIIGKLIDITMGLRVDEKTEIEGLDTNLHEESGYRI
- a CDS encoding P-II family nitrogen regulator — protein: MKEIIAIIRPEKLENVKAALEAIECRGLTVVDVKGRGRQLGVTESYRGSDYRIDLLPKTRLEIIVKDEEVDEVVDTLVKTAQTGDIGDGKIFISPVEDVVRIRTGERGENAV
- a CDS encoding MBL fold metallo-hydrolase, which translates into the protein MYEEIIPNLYMIKTGKPSCTSYLILGTKLNILIDSGINQNYGILKKDLKEIGTNIRDLNLVINTHEHVDHFGANRYLQNKVPIITHRYAATKIISADDEVLLCRAYGHNPKGYHVHFWLENMNVIDLGDWFLKIFHTPGHTSGSICIYEPRKKILISGDTVFAQGTISDISSSGSYGEYINSLARLNTMKIDLLLPGHGAISKNVEKDIKKAIDNAKMKHEEFLRKKHTL
- a CDS encoding P-II family nitrogen regulator, whose translation is MIKILILGASGSGKTTALKHINNHENVSISSFDYGKATIGEDTAYLFSSPGVEGFKFINDIISPDVDGVIIFINNSIGITETDEGIINFIDKHIPYVIFANKQDLNSSNLKIDSNAMVVPTIATEGIGVNDGVRMLLKLVENSVKPDINHEKEYDNTVKSSNDRITKPKREFKDIINDIKLAREKDPQKPDFKEIVKKIKPLRNSEVEKAEICKLKLIMHPIELDNVKKALEDYGFSNITITEVGHLNNESVSKETYRASRYDINIPQRIQLSMVMKREDVKYVLQAIEPIKTKDIMDEMFISPVENVIRIRTEEHGEEAIE
- the pdxS gene encoding pyridoxal 5'-phosphate synthase lyase subunit PdxS encodes the protein MLHGTEVLKKGFAKMTKGGVIMDVVNAEQAEIAENAGAVAVMALEKVPADIRAAGGVARMADPSKVIEIMDAVSIPVMAKVRIGHFVEAQVLESLGVDMIDESEVLTPADEKYHVDKKKFTIPFVCGARNLGEALRRIDEGAAMIRTKGEAGTGNVVEAVRHMRMIQGTIREIRNKTEEELWGIARELEAPYELVKQTAELGKLPVVNFAAGGVATPADAALMMQLGADGVFVGSGIFKSENPELVAKAVTEATANYEDAEVIAKVSRGLGKAMPGLEISQIPEEERLQSRGW
- a CDS encoding PRC-barrel domain-containing protein, whose amino-acid sequence is MKIADELKGKEVIDAAGNKVGEISDAEWSPQTNRVESLIVTEGGASAKLGMGKKIEIPYSEIKTIGEKVLLNGTSKSESVEEPPSIEEIKRREEEI
- a CDS encoding tetratricopeptide repeat protein, whose protein sequence is MPILLFGSSHLELITGKKTTTIRKLWKKPLSPGDRLHCYWNLISKERKKLFEAEVTGVEIMEFKDIIKDDDLAREEGFESAAELEAEFRKMYPDDTSDDSLFQIIRFKKYPVDKWEGEKIDEKALITKRADILFDSGRFNDSVMCYTAALRHDPDDVYLLNKRGDNLSRLGKFDEAIKNYDKALENDPENEFIWNNKAIALLNSNKPEEALKCNTKALKINKANSAVLYWRGFILEMLGRFEDALKCYDKILEIEPENPDVWNAKGNILTELERTEEALTAYDKALELCLEESPDASTWNRKGNALLELGRFDEALNCYDEALNLDSKNDIIWSNKGVALMELDEFEKAAECFNRAILINPANEDARVLKDECLENY
- a CDS encoding anaerobic ribonucleoside-triphosphate reductase activating protein; the encoded protein is MMIGDIIVSSLEFPGKMSIVIFSGGCILKCPYCHNPELIDNGKSVELDEIIEKIESSIDFIDSVVITGGEALIQYDDVKKILKYCKNQGLKTKLDTNGCFPDKLSELIDLLDYVALDIKAPFDKYEEIIGSDIGDNVKESMEICIDNKIYLECRTTYVPFLMDPQDIIAIAKTITSDIYTIQQFRDKIVLDKKLQGTPVPSRDELREIGKAVKPFLKKVRIKTAEFGNEFIN
- the hisC gene encoding histidinol-phosphate transaminase; this translates as MVKVKETVKKLDPYVPGKSIPEIAQKYNLDPETIIKLGSNENPLGPSEKSMEAIKESLQLISQYPETNLEPLKEKLALYSGVDSSNIIIGGDGADEILDVLGKTLIEPGDEFIVPLPSYMYYEFTLKIHGGVPVYARWDMEKNELDVDSIIAALSEKTKIIFLCTPNNPSGTLIDKRDIKRVLESTDALVVADEAYFEFSEVNNVDLIKDYDNLLLLRTFSKVFGLSGMRIGYAISNPEFIEYMHRVKPVFSLTKLSYEAASAVLDDKEYIQESIEIGIQSREFLYENMSKFDKLDVYPSKSNYLLVGVKETGMTSSEFAEELLKRGVIVRDCASFKGLDEYWVRVSVGTMEEDARFIEILADLIG
- a CDS encoding gamma carbonic anhydrase family protein, producing MSTVDKSVKTFEGSKIIGNVKIDSESSIWYNAVLRGDIESITIGKYSNVQDNCVVHSSKNYPVELGDYVTVGHAAVLHGCKIEDNCLIGMNATVLNGAKIMKNCIVGAGALVTEGKEFEEGSLILGAPAKAVRKLTDEEIEGIKDHAVRYAQLAK